Genomic DNA from Fimbriimonas ginsengisoli Gsoil 348:
CCATTCGTGACCTCCGGTGCGACGCTGCCCGGTCTGACGAAGAAGATCGGCGACTATGCGTTTATGGCTTGTTACCAAGACGACCAGCAAGCCGCCGCCATGGCGGACTTCGCTCGCAAGGTGCTTGGAGCTCGGGATGTCGGTGTATCGACCGACAACAGGTACGACTACCCGCGGGCGATTTCCTCCGGTTTTCAACGCGAGTTCCGAGCGATGGGAGGGACGACTTCTAGGTGGGGCGGATATGCTCCCGAGGCGGCGTACTTCGCCCAAATGCCGGCAATGGCCGGCCCGCTCGTGAAGCAGGCGCGCAAGGGCGGCTTTGCCGGTCCAATTCTTTCCGGGGACGGATTCGACACCCCGGACCTCGCCCGAATCGCCGGAGCTGACGCCAGAGGCGTCTACTTCACCACCCACGTCGCCTACGACCACCCCGAGCCACGCATCCGATCCTTTGTAAACGACTACGAAAAGCGGTGGGGCCACCGGCCGCTCTCCGCGTCGGCCGCCTTGGCCTACGATTCGTTGCGGCTCGTCGCCGATGCCGAAGCTCGCCGGGGCCGAGGCTCCTTACACGCCGCCCTCGCCGCCACCCGCGGATTTGTCGGCGTCACCGGCACGATCTCTTACTCCCAGGGCTCCCGCGAGCCGCACAAGCCGATCACCATAGTCCAGCTCGTAGACGGCCGCCCCGTTTACGAGTCAGAAATCATGCCCGGCAAGTAAGTGGCACTGGCATCTTGCCAGTGGGTCCCAAGGGCTTCCAGCCCTTGGCCCCTTAACACGACCAGGACGGTCGTGACACACGGGCTTAGCCTCTAAAGCGACGCAAGACCCCGTCGATCCTTTCAGCGGCCTCGTCGAGCTGACACAGCTCGGTGCCGGCCCCCATGGTGAGCCGGATCCCCTCCCGGGCCTCGCCATGCGAGTACCCGCAGGCCAGTAAAACGTGGCTCGGTTCTATCGAGCCGCTGCTGCAAGCCGCTCCGCTACTCGCGCTGATTCCGACTCTGTCCAGCGCGATCAAGAGCGTCGACGCGTCGATGCCCGGGAACCGAACGTGGACATGGCTACTTAGGAAGGGGCCATGGACAACCGTGCGAACCGCGCCTAAGCCCTCCAGCCGGGTCAGGAGCCGTTCGCACCACTCTGGGTCGATCGACGCGGGTTGCTGACGCACCGCCGCACCGAATCCGGCGATGGCGGCCACATTCTCCGTCCCGCCCCGAACCTCGCGCTCTTGACCACCGCCCCCCACAAGGGCCTTGATCTTCGTCCCCGCGCGAACGTACAACGCGCCCGTCCCTTTCGGCCCGTTCACCTTGTGGGCGGACACTGAGACCAGATCCGCCCGGAGGTCGTCCACCGACCACTTGAGCGGAATCGCGTCCGGCCGCCGAAACGTCTGCACCGCGTCCACGTACAGCCGGGCGCCACAACCATGGACCAGGTCGGCAATTTCAGCGATCGGGTTGATCGATCCCAACTCGTTGTTGGCATGCATCACGCTGGCGAGCAAGACGTCCGGACCGAGTTTTCGCCCCAGATCGGCCATGTCCAGCCGCGCCTCACGGTCGACGCCCACCAGCTCGACCGAATATCCGAGTCGCCGAAGTACATCGGCGGTATGCAGCACGCAATGGTGCTCGGCCGCGCCGAGCAGCACCCGATTCCGTGCCGGATCTTCGTTCCCCAGCGCGAGCCCGATGATCGCCAGGTTTGCCGCCTCGGTGCCGCCGGAAGTGAAGATCACTTCGGCGAAGAGGCAGCCCAGCGCCTCGCTCACCGCCTCGCGAGCGGAGTCGATCGCCTCCTTCGCCTGCCGCCCCTCTTGATAAAGCGAGCTCGCGTTCCCTGCGTTCAGCCAAGGCGTCATCGCCTGCCGCGCCGCTTCCGAGAGCGGCGTGGTCGCGGCGTGATCCAAATAAATGCGTTGATGCAAGGCGTTCGGTGTTCGTAGCATCGGCACCCTGCCGATGAACCCTGGGCGTATGGGCGAGGTTACAGCATCTTTCGGAATGTCTTGGGGCCGAGGAACGTGGCGATCCAGCGGGCGTAGGACTTCCATCGGAGAGGGTCGAGCCGAATCGAGCGAAGGTACGCGGCCCGACCGGCGGCGGGCTCCCCGTTCAAGGTCAAAATTGTTCCCAGAGCGGCCTGATTGAACGCCTTCGCGCGCCGAAGGTCGTCGGCCGGAAATCGGTCCCCAACCTCCTCTAGCCGCTCGGCGATCCATTCGCGCAGCTTCTGGTCGTCGCGCCATATCCGTTCGAGTTTATGGGAGGCGTTGGCGCCGTGGACCCGGTACATCGTCAACGGTTCGTCCACGAACCCGACGAGCCATCGCTCGGCGATCCGAAACCACATCTCCCAGTCGCCGGAGCCGAAGTAATCGCGATTGAATCCGCCCAATTGGTCGAAGCATGCTCGCCTTGCCAGCGCCGCGCTCGCGATGATTTTATTCTCGTAGACCAGGCCGAGCAGGATGTCGCCGGTATCGAATCGTGGAAAAGCGAAGCCGAGCGGATTCCCGGCGGTACGATTTCCGGAGCCGTCGATGAAGTAGCCGCCGGTGTGCACCAGCCCCACCTCCGGGTGAGCGTCCAAGAGCTCCACCTGACGACGCAGCTTCTCCGGCTCCCAAAGGTCGTCGTCGTTCAAGACGGCAATAAGCTCGCCGCGCGCCAGCCGCAGGCCGACGTTCAGCGTCTCGTACGTTCCCAGGTTCGTCTCATTGAAGACGCACCGGATATCCGGCTGATCCCGGAGCCACTCCCGCGTACCATCGGTCGATCCATCGTCGATCGCGAGGATCTCGAAGTCTCGAAACGTCTGCGCCCGCACCCCCTCGAGAGCCGCCGGAAGGTAGCTCAGATGGTTGTAGCAGGTCAGCAGGATCGTGACGCGGGGAGCCATGTTACGGGCGCTGCACCTCGACCGTCCACCCGACGATGTCGAGATCCGGATCCGCGCAGTCTCCCGTCGGCTCAAGGTCCGACCCGGGCAGGCCACCCGCGTTTCCGTACGTCAGATTTGACCGCAGGTCGATCTTGATGAACTGGTTCGGTCCGCCGGGGCTCCGGTTGTCGCCCAGCGAGTCGATCACCCGATTTCCCGCCCCCTGGTTCGAGAGGCGGTTCATGGTGAGGAAGTTCAGTTGGAGAGCTTGGGGATTCGCGTTGCTGTTCAGCGTATCCGGGATCTGGTTGATGTAGAGCGTGAACGCGAGCGTATTGCTCGAACCGGGGGTGACCGGCTCGAAGGTCACGATTCGCTGATCGGTCACCTGCGTCCAGTGCGCGAGGTTGATTAAGTTCGACGGGTCGGTTGGATTGGGAATCTCCGCCGCGGTGGCGAAGCGGTAAAGCGAGAACGGCTCGATCTGCGAAGTCAGCGCGTTGAACTCGACGAAATGGGTCGGCGATCCCGCCATACGCCCGTTCGGGCTGCTCGAGTCCAGGGTTGGCGACGGCACCTTCGCTTGGTCGGTCGTCGGGTTCGGGTCCGCACTCGACCGGATCGCCACATCGTAAACGTAATTTGGATTGATCGTCCCCGCGACCTGGACGCGGATGATCACCTTGGTCACATTGGAGTTCGCCGCCGGATTGCTCGGAAACTTGGCGCAACCGGCAAGCAGGGATACCGCCGCGATCGCCAGTATCGAGCGACGCTTCAGATCGCCCCTGTTGTGAAATACAGAATTCGGTGGCAAGCTTCGCATGTCGCTAATTTGTCCTCTCTCAGGGCCTGCAACGTTCGCTCCGCGATGTTTGTTCCGCATCCTCCGCAAGAAGATCCGTTCACTTCCACCATCGCAATACCGCCCGATTTCTGACGAAGCCCCTCGTATTTGGCCAACAAGATCGGTGAGATCCCCTTCACCGCTTCCGGCCGGGCGGCGGTTAACCGCGCGAATTCTTGTTCGAGCGCGGTCTTGTCCAACACAGCCTGTTTCTTTCGGGCGGCAAGTCGGGTCTTTGCATCCGCGATGCGATCCTCGATCTTCTTCGCCTTGGCTTGGGCGGGGGGGACCAGCTCGAATAGCTCCAGCAGCCGCTCGTCTTCCCGGTCACGCTGTCGCTTGAGCGACTCGATCTCCCGCTCCATGTTCTCGATCTCGCGCGAGCTTGCCAGCTTGCCGCCGTACATCTCCTTAGAGAACTTCTGGAGCTTGTCTTCGATGGTCTTCTGCCGCAGCTCTAGATCGCGCTGTTCGGCGTGGAGAGCGTGGGCTTCCCCGCCGACTTCGGCAAGCAAAGTCTCCAACTGCTGAATCTCGGCCTGGATTTTCTGTCCGACATCCAGCACTCCCGCCCGCTTTCGGATCTCCACCAAACCGGTATCGATGCGGGCCAACTTCCAAAGACGCTGTAGCTCGGCCGAGGCCATATCCTGAGCGTACCCCTCAGAGGTTGCCTGAGTCGTTCTGTGCCTTCTTCAGCCGCTCGCGGGTTTCCTTGTCCTTTTCTTGAGCGGCCTTGAAGAACGCGGCGCCCATGATAGTGATCCCGATGAGGAAGAGAAACGCGATCACGATCAGCACCAATCCACCCGGGTTGTGCAAGTCGACAAATCCGGCATTCGACTCTTTCGGTCCCATGTCCGTAGTGTAGCTCTCGGGGCAATTGCCGGAACGGTAAAGGTTGCACGCCTGACCTCGAGTTCTTAGCCGGTCCGGTCCGCTTTGCTTCCTCCTAAGAAACTCAGGAAAAGATTGGTTGGCGACGGGCGGGACGCCCGGGGTCCGGGTGGCGGACGGGACGTCCGCGCTCCATCCGCCTCCCTATGAAAGAAAATACCGGGGGTTGGCGACGATGACTCCGGGGCGGCGGGCCATGGCTACTTTGAGCTGCTGGGCGACGTTCTCGGCGAGGAGGCGCTGGTACCACTTGGTGCTTACCGCTTCCGCCACGATCACGGTGATGAGCATGTTCGGATTCTTGGCGCGCAGGTCGTCGACGAAGTCGGTGAGCGGCTGGATCAAGGATCGGTACGGGGCGGGCAGTACCTCCAGCGCAACATCCGGAGCGTAGATCGCCCACTGTCGCTGCACTTCGAAGATTCCTTTTTCGTTGATCGGCACGTGCACCGCGCGGATCTCCCCTTTCATTTGCCGCGCGTACTGCAGCGCCGACAAGACTCCCCGGTGGACTCTCGGCACTAACAACAGCGCGATATGCCCCGTCACATCCGGCGGCGGCTCCGAGACGGCGAGCTGGCGGGTGATCGAGGCGTAGCGGCGGTTGATGG
This window encodes:
- a CDS encoding glycosyltransferase, encoding MAPRVTILLTCYNHLSYLPAALEGVRAQTFRDFEILAIDDGSTDGTREWLRDQPDIRCVFNETNLGTYETLNVGLRLARGELIAVLNDDDLWEPEKLRRQVELLDAHPEVGLVHTGGYFIDGSGNRTAGNPLGFAFPRFDTGDILLGLVYENKIIASAALARRACFDQLGGFNRDYFGSGDWEMWFRIAERWLVGFVDEPLTMYRVHGANASHKLERIWRDDQKLREWIAERLEEVGDRFPADDLRRAKAFNQAALGTILTLNGEPAAGRAAYLRSIRLDPLRWKSYARWIATFLGPKTFRKML
- a CDS encoding cysteine desulfurase family protein; its protein translation is MHQRIYLDHAATTPLSEAARQAMTPWLNAGNASSLYQEGRQAKEAIDSAREAVSEALGCLFAEVIFTSGGTEAANLAIIGLALGNEDPARNRVLLGAAEHHCVLHTADVLRRLGYSVELVGVDREARLDMADLGRKLGPDVLLASVMHANNELGSINPIAEIADLVHGCGARLYVDAVQTFRRPDAIPLKWSVDDLRADLVSVSAHKVNGPKGTGALYVRAGTKIKALVGGGGQEREVRGGTENVAAIAGFGAAVRQQPASIDPEWCERLLTRLEGLGAVRTVVHGPFLSSHVHVRFPGIDASTLLIALDRVGISASSGAACSSGSIEPSHVLLACGYSHGEAREGIRLTMGAGTELCQLDEAAERIDGVLRRFRG
- a CDS encoding ABC transporter substrate-binding protein is translated as MLALLAVAVPIRIAAAFNLSGSMASVDAPGWRGMRLAAEEINRGGGVHGRRIELVLVDGKSNPQGLGRQVDRLLAKGGIDAVAGLYDSDFALPVGRAAQRHRVPFVTSGATLPGLTKKIGDYAFMACYQDDQQAAAMADFARKVLGARDVGVSTDNRYDYPRAISSGFQREFRAMGGTTSRWGGYAPEAAYFAQMPAMAGPLVKQARKGGFAGPILSGDGFDTPDLARIAGADARGVYFTTHVAYDHPEPRIRSFVNDYEKRWGHRPLSASAALAYDSLRLVADAEARRGRGSLHAALAATRGFVGVTGTISYSQGSREPHKPITIVQLVDGRPVYESEIMPGK
- a CDS encoding zinc ribbon domain-containing protein, which gives rise to MASAELQRLWKLARIDTGLVEIRKRAGVLDVGQKIQAEIQQLETLLAEVGGEAHALHAEQRDLELRQKTIEDKLQKFSKEMYGGKLASSREIENMEREIESLKRQRDREDERLLELFELVPPAQAKAKKIEDRIADAKTRLAARKKQAVLDKTALEQEFARLTAARPEAVKGISPILLAKYEGLRQKSGGIAMVEVNGSSCGGCGTNIAERTLQALREDKLATCEACHRILYFTTGAI